The genomic window ttaaaaaggaCAATATGGCATTTTGAAATTCTGTCCATCCGTTATAACCGAGAGTCGGGCCGaagtttttgtttgcaattttcTGTTAAAGGGCGCaaacaaaagggaaaaggtatttttatacccgttactcgtagagtaaaagggtatactagattcgttgaaaagtatgtaacaggcagaaggaagcgtttccgaccatataaagtatatatattcttaatcaggatcaatagccgagtcgatttggccatgtccgtctgtccgtccgtctgtccgtctgtccgtctgtccgtctgtccgtctgtccgtctgtccgtctgtccgtctgtccgtctgtccgtatgaacgtcgagatctcaggaactacaaaagctagaaagttgagattaagtatacagactccagggacatagacgcagcgcaagtttgtcgattcaggttgccacgcccactctaacgcccacaaaccgcccaaaactgccacgcccacatttttgaaaaatgttttaatattttttcatttttgtattggtcttgtaaatttctatcgatttgcaaaaaaactttttgccacgcccactctaacgcccacaaaccgcccaaagctgccacgcccacacttttgaaaaatgtttcgatattttttcatatttgtattagtcttgtaaatttctatctatttgctaaaaaacttttggccacgcccactctaacgcccacaaaccgcccaaagctgccacgcccacacttttgaaaaatgttttgatattttttcatttttgtattactcttgtaaatttatatctatttgccaaaaaacttttggccacgcccactctaacgcccacaaaccgccaaaaactgtccttcgcacttacactagctgagtaacgggtatcagatagtcggggaactcgactatagcgttctctcttgttgcCTCTCTTTTTTAGCAAATCCAATAAGCACTTTaatcaaagccaaacaaaaaagtcTCTAGTCTTTATTCCACCTTTTTGCAGCGAAACAGAGAAACCACCAAGGGGCttaggaaaacaaaaacagcgcAATAATAAAGCGaaaaaaatggcaataaaaaattgtCAACTTCTGGCCAGCTGAACACGGTCTATTCCCCCGAGGGCTTTCAACGCCACAGAATTTAATTTGAGTGCACTGCGTAGAgcttcagtttttttttgtttgtgtaccTGCGGCTTGGCGAGTAAAAGAATAAACCTAAATGGATTATGACTGGACACCAAAGGCCAAAGGCATTGAACCCGGGCAAAAATTGCATTGACAATGGATTTTAATAAAGGTAAGTAACTTAAGCTactgaatattaaaaaaaaggaaaatttggCAACTTAAGCTAccgcaaattaaataaaggaAAACTCGGCCTAAAAGTGCAATCaatcatatttatatttctacACCTTTATGGTGGAACTTGTTATGTAAATTACTAGTCAGTCAAGTAATTATTAAACCCCTTTCCAAAAATGTATGTCAGTTTGATGCAACTCAAGTGTCATGAACAACTTAGTGGGTGATACTCGCCCATCAATTAAATTGCAGTTTGCGCCATCGGTAAtcaacaattaaaattcacTCAATGGGGCGATGCCATTGAagttcaaaatcaaataacaGAAATCGCATGATTTACGGCCATTGTGGCAACTGCGCCGATTGTAATGATAATAATGCTGTCATTATGAATTTAATGACTTACAAGCGAAAGTGTTTGGTGTCTGCTGTCTGCAGCCCAAGGCCTTTGGAAAAGGTCTCACTCGCGATTTTATCactctattattattttccagcTTTGGCATCTTTATCTGCTGACAACTCGCTTTTGCGATTTCCTGACCtattatgcatattttttaatgccaGAGTTCGCAGTGGATTTCTTTGTTGTCATTTCTTTCAgccaaaatgaaagaaaaccaaaagggaactaataaataataacagaGTGCCAATGCtacaaacaatatttatttccatgcAAACATTGCATAATTAACACATCTAATTGAATATTTAGGCATTTCGCATTGGCAAATTTATCGCacgaattatttattttgtgccaGCTCATTAATACACACTAAAAGCGACTGTTAGCTCATTAGTTTGCGGCAGGCCAGAAGCCAAATgtattgttaaatatttaaattgaatataacaacgaattttataaaacaattttctatTTCGGCGTTTTTTCACAATGGTTGCCTGTGATTTCGGCTTATTCATGGATATTTGAGTATACAAAGTGAAATGAGTTTATTAACCCACTGCAATTTGTACTTTCCAAAGGTCGTCTAACTTTGGGCCAAGTTAACCTAACCCTAGAATAAGATTTTTTTCATATCAGTGACATGGATCCGAATAATTATGACGCAGTTTTAACCTGCCGGCTATCTTAATTTCTATCATTATTAGACTGGAGTTTCTCGAGCCCAACTTTTCCCTCGTTAcctttttcttttgattttcttgaCCTCTGTCCGCCttttttataacattttcCCGCATTTTCCCTCCACGCCTCGCTAATTTcatattaaaatcaataacCTCTAGGCAACGAAAGAACAGAGTGTGATTCCAATCCGAAAACATCTAAAATGCAGCAAACTGGTTGGCTTTTCTTTCGACACTTCAGAGCCAAGTTCACAGCCAGTGAGCCATTTTAATATTCGACTCCTATGGAAATGCTCGttctgtgctgtgctgtgttgTGCACTCTGCTCCTCATTCAGtattcattaaatatttccaTCGACTGCATACTACATTTAGTGCCCTCACCAAAGGTATTTCCACTAAGAAAGCCGGCTTGACTCACATACTTTGTAGTTCTTTTAGAAATGAATAACTAATATACTTAGTAAAAGGTAAATATGCTCTAAATTGCTTATTTTGTAGAGTGTAGTTTTTTAAGTAGCGCTATTTCTTGCGACTTTGCAATGGTGAGAATCTTTAAGTTAATATAaagttattatttatattaggGTATTTAGAGTAAGTCTTTTGCCTCTCCACTTtgatttctatttattttgttgtacatttagttttttctttccatttccccACGCTCTctgctgtgtgtgtggtgcTTGGTTATTTAGTTTGCCCATTTTATTGTCTTTTCCAACGGTGGGTACAATCAACTTTCGGGTTTCTTCTGGTTCTTCTGACCACCAGTCGATACCCATCCACGTTTTCATACCTCCAGGGGttctacacacacacacacacaccttgCTGAGCTGAAAATGCatattgaatttgaatttgattagGAATGTCGGTCGACACACATTTTGGCATTGTTAATTTATGCAGTTGGCATCAGCGGTCGCCAGCTGATTGGCTTCCAGTTGGGCAGTTGGGTGGGGCAGTTGGCCAGCGAAAGGGGTACAGCTTTCAATGGAGTAATTACCGCTGAAAGGTAACTGAGGGCTTCCCAACCCGTTGCCCCCTACAACGTATCTCATAGATACTCGTGCCTCATAGATACACGTACCTCATAGATACTCGTACCTCACTCGCAATTCGCACAAGAAATGGGTGAATGGCTCAAGTGGCTTAAATGGGCAGTGGCCGGGAGTGAGTGGCGATTGAAGTGCGGGTGTCGCTTGTGTCTGCTTgcgtgcactgcgagaaaaatCATTGACTCTTATATAGATTTATTGCTGGAACATTGAAGACTAAGTATAAGTATGCAAGAAGTACAAGTGAACTGCTCAGATACTTTCAAGTACATCCAACATAATATCTAGATATTTCTGCGAGTGTATTGTAGACTAAACGTGTTTGGCATGAGCCAAACCCGCGCGCCCGAAGCATCGCAAGTGCCAAAGTAAGCGCACTGCCCAGTTGGCAGCCCCTCCGCACCGCCCCCCTCCAGTCGCACTTACCCCATACGAATGGAGCGCCCCATTCGCAACGCTCGAGTTAAGTCGGTCGGTGGATTACAATGCGAAACTCTTTTGCCCAGCCGGGCATATCAACAGTTGGCTCCCCCACCAACTAACTCATCAGAGAATAACTCAACCGATCCAAGCCAAAACCGACTTTATAACACCGTTTTATAACACCCTGCGTATCTACGACAAAAAACTAACTAACTTGGTAACTATATAACCTGGCTATTATGCTTCCATTGACAACTCGATCCAGGGATAATCACTGCATTGTACAGATTGCTTTCGCCGGCCGCTGTAAATTACTCAATTCGAATCAATTGCGCAgctgtttatttataattttcaattgtttACTTAATAGATTTTCACTGTCATCCCATTTTTAAGCATCCGTTTCGAGTTGAGTTGTAGcattattttcgtttgttaACTGATTGGTTCAGTGTcacttttaattaagcaaTGTGGCGCAACAGCTGAAAGTTGTTCAACGGCGATATCCTTGTCACTCTGCGCCGATTATCCTTTTAGTGCTGTAATTTCTGCAGGCATTTATCCTTAATGGATATGGATTGTGCATTTGCGGCTGACATAATTAACTTAACCATCAGAAACTTAATAAGCAGTACAAATATTTAAGGTACACAATATTAACAACTAATTGTTCTTAAATTCCAGATTAATGATAATCTCCTTATTTACAGATATTTGTATTCCTTATGATtagtttttcaataaaaactTAGTTTCCCTGGCTTGTTTAGCTCCTCATCTCAGGAATAATGGCACTTATTCCGCTTCCGTCATTGCGGCCATAAAACTCAGAAGCACTCGACCAACAATTAGTGAGTGTTTGCAAATTGCTCAACGCTGGTCCAACATCTTGAGGTGCCAAGAAGTTTGAGTTTTGCGAAAAGTCATCCATGCTGAAGCAACCATCAactgcactgcaagaaatcaGTGGCAATTCCTGATTTGGAGAtgataaataattttcatatAGATTTCTCAATTTGTGTATGAAAGTATGTAAGTATACCATTTTTATTAACTAATTTTTCAAATGCGAAtagggtttttttttgagtgcaatCTACCTCCATCTGCCACTCCACATGCAATGCATGAGCAGCGCTACCCGTTAATGAGCAGATGAGATGGgagttggccaagaagcgGATTCGAGATTGCGGATTATTAAAAATCAGCAGCAAAAACCGAATGAAAAACCAACACGAAAGTGATACATTTCCCAGCTGCATTTTCCGCTCAAACCATTTACGGAGCACACTGCAGACGCCAGCGTATATACGttgcaataattaaaagtTGGTTAAAATATAATGGCcagggggggagggggaggttGGCTGGCTGTTGGGCACAATGCATCATCGTGTTGATGTTGCGATGCGAAACAACCGCACCTAATTGGTTTTGCATGAgttagttgctgctgctgtttatGCAGCGGTGGGCGTAAGGGCTCCGCGGGCGTGGTCCGGGGGCGAGTtaccaacacacacacgcattggTGGCATAAGtggcaaaaaccaacaaaacacACAGCATCGACCACTTCGAGCGGTGCCAATTGTTTCCAAACTGGGCTTAAACGCTAAACGAAATCACCAAACACGTTTTAGATGTGAACGAAAAGGAAGCTGGAAAACGAGTTGTGGAAAAGCTCTGTTTGAATATCGGTGatagatttttaaacttaGCTATCGTCGGTAATCGGAAAACACAATTcaggcaaatgcaaatagagCATGGTTTTCTTAAACCAACAATGCCATATCATGTCCGCACCTCCCGCGCTAATGTTGTGACATAATTAAGGCCCGACACATGTTTGACTTGCCTTTCCGCGTTGTGGTCACCTGGCCATCTATCCACCTGTCCAACTATCCACTTGTCCACCTGTCCCGCTGTCCAACTATCCACTTGTCCACCTGTGGACAGGTCACGACACCTCGTGGGCAGCTGATGAACAATCGGGTTTGGTTGCGTATGCacatttaaaatgcactttaatGCATGCAAACACTTAACGTGCATCTATGGAAAATCAATCCCTAAACTGGAATTGgataaaaccaaaataaatacataaatagtTTCCACTGAAAATTTATTCCTTCAACGCGTGCCAAAGTGCTGAAAGTTTCCTtccttggtttttttttggaatttataTGTCCAACCAACTTTTCTCTGCCAAAATAGCACTTTCATGTTGCTGATTCTACGAAACAATCTGATTTATTATCTTCAAAAAGATTGTGTTTGAGTATTGTTTAGATAAGTGCTCAAAAGTTGCTCGCAATTGTTTCGAATTTTGTATCAAGATTCGTTAACTCCTTTATTTAGTAGAATATTCGAATGTgctgtattttatttgcaattttcatattttaaatttgttgagTCCAGTTTCATTTGGAAGAGCATATAAAACTCCTTGGCGAAAGCAGACTTTCCATCCATTTTATtgcacatatttatttttcattcacACGCTcgtctatatatgtatgtatatacattttaatattttccttcGACGAGTTTCCAGGACGAAGATGTGGATGAGCCGGCaaggcaacggcaacggccATATTTCACAATTTATTGTGCTTGTCAATTGCAAGCAGGCAACACAAAAACTGCACCATGCCATATGCATACTCACTTTCGTTGCGAAATAGCAGAAGTTTAGGGGAAGTCGGTGGATTTATTCTAGTGGAAATATTGCATTTTGATAGCTCGCATGCAACTAGATGCAATCATCATCATTGCAGCTGCAAGTGGCTTGCTTTGTGACTGCATTCCTTTGGCCACTGGGATACTCAATATTTTATGTTCATGTTTATGAAATTATAGTTGAATTAACGTATTTAGTTGAAATGGTAGCATCAATTGGTGCTCTTTTCATATGCATCTAAAATATCCATAAAAATCCATCAAGTATCgcttaaatcatttttcagtTTCAGCGAATTGCCAATGTCAATATCTATTACCAACTACTtatacattttacaaaaaaCCAACCATTGTTTATATTCGCAGACAAATGCTTGTAAATCCATGTGCACACTTGACATTCAACTCTGCCCTGAACTCTGAAGACACAAAAAATGCacattaaaaacaagaaaaaaaattgaaaaatgttaagGGCAGATTGCTTTGGCTTGGCAGATGTCTCGCAAGTGGCCTTTTGACTTGGCCATTAACGCGAACTTGACACATCGATGACAACGTGGTTATTGCCAACGTTATTGTTTTCGCTATCCACGATGTCTGTCACCTAACACTTGGCCAAATCggtggatatatatatatatatatctgcgGGTGGATGAACGTGGCGCAGCGTAACTTTAGATTTAAGATAAGTCACGATGTTGCAGAGGATGAGAAATGGTGATGGTTTCAGCAGAGAGACGAAATGTTTTATGCAATCGAAATGCATTTTGGCAGACAGTCGTTGCTCATCAGGCGGCCAATTAAGttgtttaattgaattgcaagTGGAAAGTGCCGagcaaaccaaaaccaaacgcCAACCGAGTGCAGAGGAGACCACAAAACCAATTGGCAAACGAGCTGCAAAAGGCAACGAATAATTGTGCTGCACTACTTCTATGCAGCAattatctaaaaaaaatatatagactTTTTCTGCGAGTGTGGCACAGCTTAAATTGAGTCCTTTGCTCTGGGAATCGAACTTAAAGTGAACTTAAAGATCTTAAGTAATTTTAGAttacatgtacatacatcaCAGAGCAATTGAGTAATAGAAtatggttttgtttttaaatttttgttatattctCTACTTTTTCTTGGTGCCACATGTGTGGGTACTGTACTTTTTCGTACTTTTGGTTCTGCTGAAGGGGCTTAAAGGAAAAACCCCTTGCACTTCACGTAATTTCAATGAACCGCATTTACGTTTGGCTCCGTTTGTCGCTCCTTCCCCAGAATTTCCGACGGCGCCAACATTGCCGTGACAATGCCGAACTCGTATACACACATATCACCCGTAGACGGGCAAGGCATgctgcactgaaagaaaatcATGCAAACTTGCAGATTCCTAAAAGAACATTTTTGATGTATTATTGCAGGCAGTGCAAAACCTCATTATTTAGCTTCTGTGGCAGATTGATTTTAGTTTCTGGTACTAATGCCAACCCCTCTCTATCTGACCCCAcaatttcgctcagtgtaaaTAGACTTGGAGCAGGGAACTCGTGCAGAACGACCGTCATCGATGCTCGCAATTTGTGGCTTTCGCCACGCTTAATGCCAATCTCGGTAGCTTCGCCCCCAATGCCCCACCATTCCGTCGGCTCCCCATCGAAAGCGCCACCCACTGGACCGCCCAGTCGAGTCCCCACCCACTCCCCACCGCCCCACCAGCCCCCTTTAGCCATTCAGCTATCGGCCGCATTACAATTCACTGGCATAATGCAAAAATCGCAGCAAGTCAGGCGCAACTCGCTGATAGGCGTGTTCTGCAATTTCTGTCTGATTGGGAAAGGATCTGCCGCAAGGAGTGGGGCATTGTATTGTGGCATAAAAGGATGCAAGCAATTCTTCGAGTGGTAAAGTGGCTAATTAATGTTTGCGTGCATACTCCTTAAAACTATGGTTACTTACCAGTTTGAGGTTGAGCTAAAGTTAGGATTAATAGAGCACttaaattaagtttatatttattaccAGCAATAGTCAAGCTTTTTATGGTTAACAGATTTAGTGAATTTATTAGGTGTTTGCAAACTGGCGCTTAAGTctataaataagtaaattaaatgggcaatttaaattaagcgcctcataaatatatgaatatattatatgataCCAACTGGGCAGCTTCGGTGCTTTGGTCCAGTCTTACCTACCTTCACGTACCCAGTAATAGCATTAGGTTTATTGCTTTTAAGagctataaaataattaaacccCCTTGGGGCGAACGTATCAATTTCCGATAATCGCCTTGAACAAGCCAAATGGACAgcgaaaaatgtataaatctAGGAATCTTGGATTTACGCGGCGCTTTTCTGGTATCAAGGAAACACTAATAAATAGCCCCACTCCACGTTCAATCGCAGATTAGATTCAACTAAAGTTGATTAATAGGTATTTGCGAACACACTTAGTCGTACGACCGCCTTCGCAGCCAGAAGTTCAGCCAGAAATGCTGGCAAAAGTGCTAACTATTTTGGCCATTGTGGCTACGGCAGTGGCTACTGACGACTTTGATCCTTTCATCGATATACCCTTTAAGCGGATCAAGACTTCGGTGGGTTAAAGTTAGTTGGTTGATTAGTTAGTTGGATATCTAGCTTATTTGCTCTGAAATTTAAGCGCAGTTACGTAACTTGATATTGACATAAGTCACTAACCATTTGAAGTGAAACTTGTGCAAAATGGAGAAGTGCAAGCTGAAATTTAAATCAGATTCATTCGCATACGTATCCTTAACCAATGCTAAAATGGCATTGGAGCCATTTGGAGCCCCCATTTCAAGTTTGATGTTCGTTGCAGGCGGAGCGCATTGAGGAGCACGGCTATCCAGCCGAATCGCATTTTGTGGAAACCCCGGACGGCTATGTGCTAAATGTGTTCCGCATTCCCCACTCCCCGAAGCTGGGCAATGCCAGTGGTGTCCGCCCGGTGGTGCTCATCATGCACGGGCTGTTCAGCTGCTCGGATTGCTTCCTGCTCAATGGACCGGAGGATGCGCTGCCGTACAACTACGCAGATGCAGGCTACGATGTCTGGCTGGGCAATGCCCGTGGCAACATCTATTCGAGGAACAACACGCGGCTGGATGTGAAGCATCCGTACTTCTGGAAGTTCAGCTGGCACGAGATTGGCTCCATCGATCTGCCCACCACGATTGACTACATCCTAAACCAAACGGGTCAGCAGGCGCTGCACTACGTCGGCCACTCCCAAGGCTGCACATCCTTCTTCGTAATGGGCGCCCATCGGCCGGAATACAATGCCAAGATCAAGACGGCGCACATGCTGGCACCGCCCGTCTACATGGGCAACACGACGGAGGAGCTCATCGTGGGCACCGCTCCACTATTTGGTCATCATGGCATTGGCTCCACGCTGCTGGAAAACCAGGTACTGCTGCCGCAGAATGCGTTCATCCAGCGAATACTGGACACCACCTGCAGCAATCGGCCACTGATGCTCAGCTACTGCAAAACG from Drosophila yakuba strain Tai18E2 chromosome 2L, Prin_Dyak_Tai18E2_2.1, whole genome shotgun sequence includes these protein-coding regions:
- the LOC6526720 gene encoding lipase 3, translated to MLAKVLTILAIVATAVATDDFDPFIDIPFKRIKTSAERIEEHGYPAESHFVETPDGYVLNVFRIPHSPKLGNASGVRPVVLIMHGLFSCSDCFLLNGPEDALPYNYADAGYDVWLGNARGNIYSRNNTRLDVKHPYFWKFSWHEIGSIDLPTTIDYILNQTGQQALHYVGHSQGCTSFFVMGAHRPEYNAKIKTAHMLAPPVYMGNTTEELIVGTAPLFGHHGIGSTLLENQVLLPQNAFIQRILDTTCSNRPLMLSYCKTLAILWGGPEIGNLNQTLLPQIAETHPAGVSSNQAIHFIQSYASNDFRLYDWGTKRNLEYYGVPEPPAYDLTKITAELYLYYGLSDGSANKQDISRLPDLLPNLAVLHEVPDPTWGHLDFIFATEVKKVINDLVLDYSKAYDAGVTKNEI